The DNA segment CCTTACGCCCAATTGAAAAAGCAGATGTCAACATTGCCATCCCAGAAGGGGATTTGTTTGAATCCAACTCCTATCCAGTCAAAGCCAGTGTGATTTTACACTTCCGACCAGGGGTAGAAGGAATTAGTAAAAAAGAAATCAAAGGGATTGTGAACTTAGTGGCAAGAGCTGTTCCCAAACTCAAACCAGAAAACGTAAGTGTTGCCGATCCAGATGGTAAAATCATATCTGATTTTGAAGAAGACTTAGAAAAAGAAAGATTAGAATTAAGGATTGTCCAAGAGAAACTCCGAATCGAAGAAGAAGAACGAGTCAAACGTCTCATCGACATCCGTAACACTTTACGTTGGTACTTAGGTGGGGAAGACCGAGTGGACATCACTCGATTTGAATATTCTTTTAACTGGGACCAAGAATCCTTAACGGAAAACGAAGTATTACCAGTAGTTGCGGAAGAAGATAACCCTGATACACCATATAACGAACGTAAGCTTGTTGATGGTTATTCCTTAAAAGTATCATCCAAAGAGACAAAGGAATCGTTCAAAGGAAGAGGTTTTACTCCTGATGGGCCTGCTGGTACAGAACCAAACCTTCCTCCAGGATACAAAGATACAGACTACCAAAAAGCTGAGTATTCCAAAGACGAAAACATCAATAACTACGAATTTAACAAACGGGTCAAAGACATCAAACGCCAACCTTGGAAAATTGAAAAAATCGGATTGTCTGTGGTTGTGGATGGAGTTTGGGAACGGAAAGAACGAGAAGACGGGATGGGATATGATCGAAAGTACATTCCTGTCGCCGAACAAGACTTAAAGCTCATTCGTAAAAACTTAGAAGCAGCCATTGGGTACACAAGATCACGTGGGGATCAAATCAGTGTTATCACAATTCCAAAAGATAGAACGGAACAATTCCGCGCTGAAGATGAAGAATTCCAAAGACAACGTGCCATCCGCAATATGGTGATCGCATCCCTTGTCATCCTCATCTTACTCATCCTTGCTATCTTAGTGTATCGTGCGATCAAAAAAGAAATCGCAAGAAGAAGAAGACTCAGAGAAGAAGAACTTGCTGCTCAACAACAAATGATGAGGGAAGCAGCTCTTCGTGTGATGGACGAAGGGGGAGCGGAAGTCGAACTCTCCCTCGACGAAAAACTCAGACGAGAACTTCTCGAAAACGCGATCAACCTGGCAAAAGAAAAACCAGAAGACGTGGCACAGTTACTTCGCACTTGGCTTGCCGAAGAGGAACAAACGTAAGTTAACTGATACGTCATTCAGTAACTATTAGGATTCTTTTTTCCAACGGATATTGGCACCGCGAGAAATCCGAGAATACACTTCTCGGAAGTATTGGTTAGGTGCCTTTCCATCAGGGTCTTGCGAATAACGAGGCCTTAGGCGGTGGACAAAGTACATATCCAAATCACCCTTATTTTTCCCATGGACTTTTCCACGATACTCAGTGACAAAAAAGTATTTCACAAGTTCATAGGTTTCCTTAGAGACATTGATTTTTCCAGTTTCACCACCTGATTCCATTCGAGAGGCTGTGTTTACAGTATCACCCCAGATGTCATAGGCAAACTTAAACCGACCCACAACCCCTGCAACAACGGGACCCGTGTGGATTCCCAACCGTAATTCCCAAAAAGGAAGGTTTAAAGCAGTTTTGATTTCCTTCAATTGGTTCATAAAACTTTGGATCTCAAGTGCCGCCAAACAAGCGTCAATGGCACTGGTTCGATTTTCGACAGGCAAACCACCGGCACACATATAACTGTCCCCTATGGTTTTTAATTTTTCCAAATTATTCCTGAGTATAATTTCATCAAACTGGGTGAAACAAGCATCGAGTTCTTCGATTAGACTTTGTTCATCCATTCCTTCTGCTACTTTGGTAAAACCTTTGAAGTCAGTGAATAATACGGTAGCGTTTTCAAAACGAACAGGATTCACACTCCCTTTTGCTTTTAATTCTTGGGCCACTTTGTATGGTAAGATGTTTAATAAAAGTTTTTCGGATTCTTCGCGTGCTTCTTCTGCCTTATCTTGTGCAATGAGAGCTTTTTCCCTTTCTTCATCTGCTTTTTGTTTTTCTAAATCTAACAGAAAATAACTGATATCTAGTTCTTCAGCAAGTGGCCTTGACATGATGTATACCACAAGATAATTAAAGAGAACCAGTGGCAAAACAATCATAGTGAGATGGAAAGCAGACTCCCCAACTCCATATTGTTCTCGTATCAATGGAAAATACAAAATAGCAGCAATTGCCATTGTAATGAGTCCAAGGTTTGCTAGTCGTTGGCTTAATTGGATGGTCCTTCCTTCCAACGACAATGCTCCATGTCTTAGAACCGCATAACCGAGTAAAAATGCAGGAATGAATTGAAAATCTGCAATGGGATAAATTGGAATTCCATGGCTTGGAAGTAAAGCAGCCAAAAGTAACAATGCCGATAACAAAAAGGATCCAATGATCCACTTAGAGGCAAAGTTAATATACCCTTTGTTCCGAAGAAAGGTAATTAAAACTAATACTAACGCAATGGCTCCATTAGCTCCGACAAGAAGTTCCGCAGGGCCACCATGATGCACTCGAGACCAAGGGTAATCATAATACCCTACAAACAAATAAGGAGAGGGGGATAAGATCGCAGCTGTGATACAAAGTAAATCGATTCCTTTTAACCAAACAGGTGACTTCTGACCTATGGCTTCAAAAACAAGTCGCACCATGATACTCGGTGCAAACGCAAAAGCGACAAATGTCATCTGCGAAATCCGAAGTTGTACAACATAGGATATGTTTAATTTTAAAGGAACTGATTGGATCACATAAAAACCAGTGAGAATGAGAGCAAACGCACAAAGTTGGTTGATCCTTGCTGATGGATTAGCTCCTGCAACGATGATTGATAAAAAAACAGCACCAAACACAGAAACGACGGGAGGTATACCCCAAGGGTACCATTTTGCTGATTCATATGCATTTGGTGAAAGCCCAAAGGAAACTCCAAAGGAAATAAAAATCAGAACAAAAGAAAGTAAGGCAAATAGAAAATAAAACATTCCATTCTTTTGGAATAATAGTTCATTCACATCAAAAAAATCTGAACGAAATACACCATAGGCAACAAGCAACATCGGAATGAATAAAAAGAATCCACCAGGATACACTTTGAATCCCAAAATGCTGGGAGCATTTAAGGTAGTGAGTAAAAACAATAAATTAACACCGTGAAAGAGAGTGAGATGGTAATGTTTACGAATGTAGTGATAATGTTTGATAAAAGAAGGAAGAATCAGTAAAAAGTATCCTAACGGTGCAAGAATTCCCCAAGGCCTTACAAACGCACTTCCCCGAGGGTATTTTCCGAATGGAAATTCAAACACGTTTGTTTCAAATCCTTTTCCTAAAATTACCCCCAAATACAATACAAAACTTGCAAACCAACAAACATAAGAATAGTATAACAGAAGTTTACTTTGTTTACCTGTCATGTGAAAGGCTAGGTAAAAGGCAGTAGGTGCGAGTGGGGCAACAAAAAAATACAATAAATCGTTCCACAAAACAAGTGTTTCTACATCTTGGATCCATGCTCTAGTAGTTAACACAAGGCCTACACATCCAAAACTGATAAACGAGATGGTCAGATTGAGATGAAAGTAACGATTGTCCTCTTTTGACTTACGAAACTTTTGAAACGCAAAAAAACTAAGAAATAAACCCACAACAAATGTCAAAATTCCAGGCGCACCATATGGAATTTGGTACCAAAAATATTCCCAATTGGAGATTATTCCCTCCGGTTTTACAAAATAAATTAGAGAGTATGAATCCATCCTTTATAAGATCGGCTATAAAATATTGAGAAAAGAGTCATTTCTTCTATTTGACTCACTTCTCGAATTGTTGTGCTATGTCGGATATGTTAGATCTTAATTTTCCAAAAAAGAACGCTACAGAATGGTTGGCCTCAGGTAAATTTTTTGAATATAAAAAATTCCAAATCTTCTATATCCAAGAAGGAAGAGGTCAAAACTTAATCTTGTTACATGGTTTCCCAACTTCTTCATGGGATTATTCCAAAATCTTTAATGGTTTAACTCGGTATTTTAATACATTCGCCATCGATTTTTTAGGCTTTGGGTATTCTTCAAAACCAATCAAACACGAATATACATTAGTCGAACAAACTGATATCATCGAATCCTTTATAGAGAAAAATGCCCTCAAACGGGTCAAATTTGTATTCCATGACTATGCTGTGAGTGTTGGCCAAGAAATCCTTGCTCGTCACTTAGAATCAAAAGAACGTAAGTATGAAATAGATGGTGCGGTGTTTTTTAACGGTGGTTTATTCCCACATTTGCATAGACCTACGTTCAAACAAAAACTACTCGCAACACCTATATTAGGTGCAATCCTCGCAAGATTTTATGATGAAAAAAAATTCGGCGTAGCATTTAGCGATGTTTTTGGTAAAAATACAAAACCCACAGAAAAAGAAATCTCTGTCCTTTGGAAACTCATCACCTATCCAAATAAAGTTTTGATCCCACACAAACTTTTAAAGTACATCAAAGAAAGACGATACCATGGTGAACGTTGGAAAAATGCCCTCTTACAAACAGAAGTTCCTTTGTTGTTTATCAATGGAGGAGAAGATCCTGTCAGTGGAAGTCATTTAGCAGATGAAATTGAAAAACTTCCCATAAAACATAAAAAACTGATTCGTTGGCCAAACATTGGACATTACCCAATGTGGGAGAACCCAGACGAAAGTTTTAAAGAAATTTATGAATTTCTAAAATAACAAATACAACGGAAGAGTTGTTAGTTTAACTTCCTATCGATTTCTAAAAATCGCTTATTAAAATAAGATGAGTGGTCTTTAGGATCGATCGGAAGGATGTGGGGTGATTCCTTCCATTCCTGTTCCTTCATCAATATTATCTGGATCGATATTTTGTTCTTTGACTTTGTACCGAATTTCGATTTTTTCAGGGCTGATCTGTAATATTTCGATCCCTTTTAGATCTTTGTTTTTGATGATCCTAACTTTTGCTACCTGAGGTTGTAATTCTGGAACAATTTTATTTTTAATTGGATCAAAGATATAATTACAAGGAACTTGAGCTGTAATGCCTGTTAGGATTTGCGCAGAACGTATTGGTTTTAGGGAAAAATAACGAATTGCAACTTGTTCTTCTGAAAGTTCTGCATCAAGTTTTGGATCTAACCCAGAACAAACGATGGGAATCCCGGCGGCAGTTTGTTCTCCTGTTTTATACGAAAGTGGGATGATATTTACATTCACCGTTACATCACGAGAGCCAAGTACATTCACACCTTTCGGCAATTCTGGAATTTTTACTGTTTTTGCAAATGGTTCCTTACGATCCACAAGTGAAATTTCTGGCAAAACCACTTTATTAATTTTTTCAAGGTC comes from the Leptospira ellinghausenii genome and includes:
- the fliF gene encoding flagellar basal-body MS-ring/collar protein FliF produces the protein MPEPLQKIIDNLKELFNKLDKTKKMILAGVLAVVVVAIIILSNVSSQRNRVVLFKDLDSKDFSEVTKKLDALGYSYGSSETSVITVDPEQRQEIVTKLAQENLIPAGVTGWELFDIEKFTETQFDKDIKKYRALKGAIEKSLNTLRPIEKADVNIAIPEGDLFESNSYPVKASVILHFRPGVEGISKKEIKGIVNLVARAVPKLKPENVSVADPDGKIISDFEEDLEKERLELRIVQEKLRIEEEERVKRLIDIRNTLRWYLGGEDRVDITRFEYSFNWDQESLTENEVLPVVAEEDNPDTPYNERKLVDGYSLKVSSKETKESFKGRGFTPDGPAGTEPNLPPGYKDTDYQKAEYSKDENINNYEFNKRVKDIKRQPWKIEKIGLSVVVDGVWERKEREDGMGYDRKYIPVAEQDLKLIRKNLEAAIGYTRSRGDQISVITIPKDRTEQFRAEDEEFQRQRAIRNMVIASLVILILLILAILVYRAIKKEIARRRRLREEELAAQQQMMREAALRVMDEGGAEVELSLDEKLRRELLENAINLAKEKPEDVAQLLRTWLAEEEQT
- a CDS encoding adenylate/guanylate cyclase domain-containing protein, which codes for MDSYSLIYFVKPEGIISNWEYFWYQIPYGAPGILTFVVGLFLSFFAFQKFRKSKEDNRYFHLNLTISFISFGCVGLVLTTRAWIQDVETLVLWNDLLYFFVAPLAPTAFYLAFHMTGKQSKLLLYYSYVCWFASFVLYLGVILGKGFETNVFEFPFGKYPRGSAFVRPWGILAPLGYFLLILPSFIKHYHYIRKHYHLTLFHGVNLLFLLTTLNAPSILGFKVYPGGFFLFIPMLLVAYGVFRSDFFDVNELLFQKNGMFYFLFALLSFVLIFISFGVSFGLSPNAYESAKWYPWGIPPVVSVFGAVFLSIIVAGANPSARINQLCAFALILTGFYVIQSVPLKLNISYVVQLRISQMTFVAFAFAPSIMVRLVFEAIGQKSPVWLKGIDLLCITAAILSPSPYLFVGYYDYPWSRVHHGGPAELLVGANGAIALVLVLITFLRNKGYINFASKWIIGSFLLSALLLLAALLPSHGIPIYPIADFQFIPAFLLGYAVLRHGALSLEGRTIQLSQRLANLGLITMAIAAILYFPLIREQYGVGESAFHLTMIVLPLVLFNYLVVYIMSRPLAEELDISYFLLDLEKQKADEEREKALIAQDKAEEAREESEKLLLNILPYKVAQELKAKGSVNPVRFENATVLFTDFKGFTKVAEGMDEQSLIEELDACFTQFDEIILRNNLEKLKTIGDSYMCAGGLPVENRTSAIDACLAALEIQSFMNQLKEIKTALNLPFWELRLGIHTGPVVAGVVGRFKFAYDIWGDTVNTASRMESGGETGKINVSKETYELVKYFFVTEYRGKVHGKNKGDLDMYFVHRLRPRYSQDPDGKAPNQYFREVYSRISRGANIRWKKES
- a CDS encoding alpha/beta fold hydrolase codes for the protein MSDMLDLNFPKKNATEWLASGKFFEYKKFQIFYIQEGRGQNLILLHGFPTSSWDYSKIFNGLTRYFNTFAIDFLGFGYSSKPIKHEYTLVEQTDIIESFIEKNALKRVKFVFHDYAVSVGQEILARHLESKERKYEIDGAVFFNGGLFPHLHRPTFKQKLLATPILGAILARFYDEKKFGVAFSDVFGKNTKPTEKEISVLWKLITYPNKVLIPHKLLKYIKERRYHGERWKNALLQTEVPLLFINGGEDPVSGSHLADEIEKLPIKHKKLIRWPNIGHYPMWENPDESFKEIYEFLK
- a CDS encoding CdaR family protein translates to MILKLFGKMVRNWKAKLISLIIASIFYVNLQNSKVLIKTVNVPIDYPKLSGNLSYSKNPEKTIPVRVEGLKDVVNYYSQFMKAVIDPEDVQLGVTEVPIKKIVGVPSGVKVTKLKKTVPVEIESRGLKVVPIEVVFEGNPPANFEKLTQILSPQKITLSGKPQDLEKINKVVLPEISLVDRKEPFAKTVKIPELPKGVNVLGSRDVTVNVNIIPLSYKTGEQTAAGIPIVCSGLDPKLDAELSEEQVAIRYFSLKPIRSAQILTGITAQVPCNYIFDPIKNKIVPELQPQVAKVRIIKNKDLKGIEILQISPEKIEIRYKVKEQNIDPDNIDEGTGMEGITPHPSDRS